One Rissa tridactyla isolate bRisTri1 chromosome 1, bRisTri1.patW.cur.20221130, whole genome shotgun sequence DNA segment encodes these proteins:
- the CPT1B gene encoding carnitine O-palmitoyltransferase 1, muscle isoform, translating into MAEAHQAVAFQFTVTPEGLDFHLSREAVKQLYLAGISSWKKRLVRAKNSFLTGVYPASPSSWMVVVMATAGSFYCQVDPSLGMIARIRHCLPESRLLSYESRTMVSAVLFSTGVWLSAVLLFRQALKLLLSYHGWMFEPHGKMSRSTRIWVALMKVLSVRKPLLYSFQTSLPKLPVPPVEATITRYLESVRPLMDDEKYGKMEALAKEFKEKTAPRLQKYLILKSWWTTNYVSDWWEEYIYLRGRSPLMVNSNYYAMDFLYITPTHVQAARAGNMVHAILLYRRKLDRGEIPPVMALGIVPMCSYQSERMFNTTRIPGKETDTLLHLVDSKHLAVYHKGRFYKVWLYYGGQLLRPRDLQLQFQRILDDPSPPQPGEERLAALTAGERVPWAEARARFFSHGKNKASLDTIERAAFFLTLDEEEHGYSLGREGCMDAYAKSLLHGQCYDRWFDKSFTLVVYKNGKLGANAEHSWADAPIIGHLWEFALGTDKFQLGYTEAGNCLGEPDTMLAPPQRLQWDIPQECRAAIESSYRLAKALADDVDFCCFQFSQFGKGLIKKCRTSPDAFIQISLQLAHFRDKGCFCLTYEASMTRLFREGRTETVRSCTAEATAFVRSMVDAHQTRAERQRLFKLAAEKHQHMYRMAMTGAGIDRHLFCLYVVSRYLGVQSPFLAQVLSEPWRLSTSQTPQQQLKVFDLDKYPDHVSTGGGFGPVADDGYGVSYIIAGENLINFHVSSKFSSPETDSKRFGRNIRQAMLDIAELFDKQGEKARK; encoded by the exons ATGGCGGAGGCTCACCAGGCCGTGGCCTTTCAGTTCACCGTCACCCCCGAGGGCTTGGACTTCCACCTCAGCCGGGAGGCCGTCAAGCAGCTCTACCTCGCCGGCATCTCCTCATGGAAGAAGCGCTTGGTCCGCGCCAAG AACAGCTTCCTGACCGGCGTCTACCCCGCCTCCCCCTCCAGCTGGATGGTGGTCGTGATGGCCACCGCCGGCTCCTTCTACTGCCAGGTTGACCCCTCCCTGGGGATGATCGCCCGCATCCGCCACTGCCTGCCCGAGAG CCGCCTCCTGAGCTACGAGAGCCGGACGATGGTGAGCGCCGTGCTCTTCTCCACCGGCGTCTGGCTCTCGGCCGTCCTGCTCTTCCGGCAGGCGCTGAAGCTGCTCCTCTCCTACCACGGCTGGATGTTCGAGCCCCACGGCAAGATGAGCCGCAGCACCAGGATCTGGGTG GCGCTGATGAAGGTGCTCTCCGTCCGCAAGCCGCTGCTCTACAGCTTCCAGACGTCCCTGCCCAAGCTGCCCGTGCCCCCCGTGGAGGCCACCATCACCCGG TACCTGGAGTCGGTGCGCCCGCTGATGGATGATGAGAAGTACGGGAAAATGGAGGCTCTGGCCAAGGAGTTCAAGGAGAAGACGGCTCCGCGGCTGCAGAAGTACCTGATCCTcaagtcctggtggacaaccaACTAC GTGAGTGACTGGTGGGAGGAGTACATCTACCTGCGTGGCCGTAGTCCTCTCATGGTCAACAGCAACTACTACGCCATG GATTTCCTCTACATCACCCCCACCCACGTCCAGGCTGCCCGGGCGGGTAACATGGTACACGCCATCCTGCTCTACCGCCGCAAGCTGGACCGCGGGGAGATCCCCCCC GTGATGGCGCTGGGCATCGTGCCCATGTGCTCCTACCAGTCCGAGCGGATGTTCAACACCACCCGCATCCCCGGCAAGGAGACGG acACGCTGCTGCACCTGGTGGACAGCAAGCACCTGGCCGTCTACCACAAGGGCCGCTTCTACAAGGTGTGGCTGTACTACGGGGGGCAGCTCCTGCGCCCCCGCGACCTGCAGCTCCAGTTCCAGCGCATCCTGGACGACCCCTCGCCCCCCCAGCCCGGCGAGGAGCGGCTGGCGGCACTCACCGCCGGAGAGAG GGTGCCCTGGGCCGAGGCTCGCGCCCGCTTCTTCAGCCACGGGAAGAACAAGGCGTCGCTGGACACCATCGAGCGGGCGGCCTTCTTCCTGACGCTGGACGAGGAGGAGCACGGCTACAGCCTGGGCCGGGAGGGCTGCATGGACGCCTACGCCAAGTCCCTGCTGCACGGCCAGTGCTACGACCG ctgGTTCGACAAGTCCTTCACCCTGGTGGTCTACAAGAACGGGAAGCTGGGGGCCAACGCCGAGCACTCCTGGGCTGACGCGCCCATCATCGGGCACCTCTGGGAG TTCGCGCTGGGGACAGACAAATTCCAGCTGGGCTACACGGAGGCGGGGAACTGCCTGGGGGAGCCCGACACCATGCTGGCCCCCCCCCAGCGCCTCCAGTGGGACATCCCCCAGGAG TGCCGCGCCGCCATCGAGAGCTCCTACCGCCTGGCCAAGGCGCTGGCCGACGACGTGGACTTCTGCTGCTTCCAGTTCTCCCAGTTCGGGAAGGGGCTGATCAAGAAGTGCCGCACCAGCCCCGACGCCTTCATCCAGATCTCCCTGCAGCTCGCCCACTTCCGC GACAAGGGCTGCTTCTGCCTCACCTACGAGGCCTCCATGACGCGGCTCTTCCGCGAGGGCCGGACGGAGACGGTGAGGTCCTGCACCGCCGAGGCCACCGCCTTTGTGCGCAGCATGGTGGACGCCCATCAGACT CGAGCCGAGCGCCAGCGGCTCTTCAAGCTGGCGGCCGAGAAGCACCAGCACATGTACCGCATGGCCATGACGGGCGCCGGCATCGACCGCCACCTCTTCTGCCTCTACGTGGTGTCCCGCTACCTGGGGGTCCAGTCCCCCTTCCTGGCCCAG GTGCTGTCGGAGCCCTGGCGCCTCTCCACCAGCCAGACGccgcagcagcagctgaaggttTTCGACCTGGACAAATACCCCGACCACGTCTCCACCGGCGGCGGCTTCGGCCCC GTGGCGGACGATGGCTATGGCGTCTCCTACATCATCGCCGGGGAGAACCTCATCAACTTCCACGTCTCCAGCAAGTTCTCCAGCCCCGAGACG GACTCGAAGCGCTTCGGGAGGAACATCCGTCAGGCCATGCTGGACATCGCCGAGCTCTTCGACAAACAGGGCGAGAAGGCGAGGAAGTGA
- the CHKB gene encoding choline/ethanolamine kinase, whose product MAAAGRGNGNGSGVVSAATRLQAYAWCREFLAGSWKLIGPEEFGIGPVSGGLSNLLFKCTLPEHILSVGDEPRQVLLRVYGAILQGVDSLVLESVMFAILAERALGPRLYGVFPQGRLEQYIPSRRLRTEDLWDPDISKEIAVKMSRFHGMVMPFNKEPKWLFGTMEWYLKQISELTFPEEEQLKKFNHLKTYNLQEEMKSLRELLESTPSPVVFCHNDVQEGNILLLAGREASSSDRLMLIDFEYSSYNYRGFDIGNHFCEWVYNYTHDSWPFFKASLENYPSRQQQLHFIRHYLSEDSGRGGDTTHEEQARIEEEMLTEINRFALASHFFWGLWSILQAKISTIQFGYLDYAQSRFEAYFQHKAQWS is encoded by the exons atggcggcggcgggacgggggaACGGGAACGGGAGCGGGGTCGTGTCCGCCGCCACCCGCCTGCAGGCCTACGCCTGGTGCCGGGAGTTCCTCGCCGGTTCCTGGAAACTGATCGGGCCCGAGGAATTCGGGATCGGGCCCGTCAG CGGGGGGCTCAGCAACCTGCTGTTCAAGTGCACGCTGCCGGAGCACATCCTGAGCGTGGGGGACGAGCCCCGGCAGGTCCTGCTGCGTGTCTATGGGGCCATCCTGCAG GGCGTGGACTCGCTGGTGCTGGAGAGCGTGATGTTCGCCATCCTGGCCGAGCGGGCGCTGGGGCCACGGCTCTATGGGGTCTTTCCCCAGGGGCGGCTGGAGCAGTACATTCCG AGCCGGCGCCTGCGGACCGAGGACCTGTGGGACCCCGACATCTCCAAGGAGATCGCGGTGAAGATGTCGCGGTTCCACGGCATGGTGATGCCCTTCAACAAGGAGCCCAAGTGGCTGTTTGGGACCATGGAGTG GTACCTGAAGCAGATTTCGGAGCTCACCTTCCCCGAGGAAGAGCAGCTGAAGAAGTTCAACCACCTCAAGACTTACAACCTGCAGGAAGAGATGAAGAGCCTCAG ggagctgctggagtccACCCCCTCGCCTGTCGTCTTCTGCCACAATGACGTCCAGGAGG GGAACATCCTGCTGCTGGCCGGGCGTGAGGCTTCCTCCTCCGACAGGCTCATGCTCATCGACTTCGAGTACAGCAGCTACAACTaccg gggCTTCGACATCGGCAACCACTTCTGTGAGTGGGTTTACAATTACACCCACGATTCCTGGCCCTTCTTCAAGGCTTCCCTGGAGAACTACCCCAGCCGGCAGCAGCAG CTGCATTTCATCCGGCACTACCTCTCGGAGGACTCGGGGCGAGGCGGGGACACCACGCACGAGGAGCAGGCCCGCATCGAGGAGGAGATGCTCACCGAGATCAACCG GTTCGCTTTGGCCTCTCACTTCTTCTGGGGCCTGTGGTCCATCCTGCAGGCGAAGATCTCCACCATCCAGTTCGGGTACCTG GACTATGCACAGAGCCGCTTCGAGGCCTATTTCCAGCACAAGGCGCAGTGGTCCTGA